In one window of Halomarina pelagica DNA:
- a CDS encoding Gfo/Idh/MocA family protein: protein MGYRVAIIGTGANPEKKGRTGYAMAYRHAPGYQRLDDCELVACADIVRENAEAFADHFDIPPGNVFEDYEEMLRATEPDVVSVCVPPAIHAEIVVGCAESGVPRAIHCEKPMATTWGDCKRMLEACDDEGVQLTIDNQRRFGEPFREAKDLLADGTIGDLVRIEWAEDNLFDAGVHQFDLCRYYTDDAEAEWVLGGIDFREENVWFGAHNENHGFVQWKYENGVYGVAATGDGKDVIGCYHRLVGTDGVIEMGVDGGPALRYRKDGGKWKTVSTGDSIHAPSYGKARAGAILLAERIPGVSARRFKETTFYERAIEEVVSALREDREPEISGRNALAGTELAFAAWESSRRRGRVDLPLDIEDNPLEALIEGESGSESAGGDGANGEAAETPAAEQ from the coding sequence ATGGGATACCGCGTCGCGATCATCGGAACCGGGGCGAACCCGGAGAAGAAGGGACGGACGGGCTACGCGATGGCGTACCGTCACGCGCCGGGCTACCAGCGCCTCGACGACTGCGAACTCGTCGCCTGCGCCGACATCGTCCGGGAGAACGCAGAGGCGTTCGCCGACCACTTCGACATCCCCCCCGGCAACGTCTTCGAGGACTACGAGGAGATGCTCCGCGCGACCGAACCGGACGTCGTGAGCGTCTGCGTCCCCCCCGCGATCCACGCCGAGATCGTCGTCGGCTGCGCGGAGAGCGGCGTCCCGCGGGCGATCCACTGCGAGAAACCCATGGCGACCACCTGGGGCGACTGCAAGCGCATGCTCGAGGCCTGCGACGACGAGGGCGTCCAGCTCACCATCGACAACCAGCGCCGCTTCGGCGAGCCGTTCCGCGAGGCGAAGGACCTCCTCGCTGACGGGACGATCGGCGACCTCGTCCGCATCGAGTGGGCCGAGGACAACCTCTTCGACGCGGGCGTCCACCAGTTCGACCTCTGCCGGTACTACACCGACGACGCCGAGGCGGAGTGGGTGCTCGGGGGCATCGACTTCCGCGAGGAGAACGTCTGGTTCGGCGCGCACAACGAGAACCACGGCTTCGTCCAGTGGAAGTACGAGAACGGCGTCTACGGCGTCGCCGCCACGGGCGACGGCAAGGACGTGATCGGCTGTTACCACCGCCTCGTCGGGACCGACGGGGTCATCGAGATGGGCGTCGACGGCGGCCCCGCGCTCCGCTACCGCAAGGACGGCGGCAAGTGGAAGACCGTGAGCACGGGCGACAGCATCCACGCGCCCAGCTACGGGAAGGCCCGCGCCGGGGCGATCCTCCTCGCCGAGCGCATCCCCGGCGTCTCCGCCCGGCGGTTCAAGGAGACGACCTTCTACGAGCGGGCCATCGAGGAAGTCGTGAGCGCGCTCCGCGAGGACCGTGAACCCGAGATCTCGGGGCGGAACGCCCTCGCCGGGACGGAACTCGCCTTCGCCGCCTGGGAGTCCTCGCGCCGACGGGGTCGCGTCGACCTCCCGCTGGACATCGAGGACAACCCGCTCGAAGCGCTCATCGAGGGCGAGAGTGGGAGCGAGTCGGCCGGCGGGGACGGCGCGAACGGCGAGGCGGCCGAGACGCCGGCCGCAGAGCAGTAG